The following are from one region of the Thiocapsa rosea genome:
- a CDS encoding SLC13 family permease — translation MPAPFRAPTRTELTAVLFAVFGFYLAGIVPSVEIAWVVGFLLLTIFLFAFEIVTVDVAAICIMVLLGLTGLVAPWMGLEQGLVPVEQLFNGFASNAVISIIAVMIIGAGLDKTGIMSTVAGFIMRIGGRTEARIIPLISGTVGVISSFMQNVGAAALFLPVVSRISARTGLPMSRLLMPMGFCAILGGTITMVGSSPLILLNDLILTSNQSLPAGTAPMETFQLFDVTPIGVALLVAGILYFVLAGRFVLPSRGNEMLTGSDTSTYFAETYGLSSFEIREVRLRPESTLIGMSVDQLEQTWRVRVIAVEKGDGLRLGADGVDRSLGIEPGTTLGLLGTEEKLERFAEDNAVDVKPDLELFSEAMSNTKAGVAEIVIPPGSTLIGKTARDIWMRKTYGLSLLAINRGGTQITFSTGGVRNTPLLAGDALVVHTTWADLTRLTKDRNFVVVTTEYPHEELRPHKVRAALVFFVITLALVLFTDLRLSVALLTGAMGMVLAGVLSIDEAYQAVSWKTVFLLASLIPLGLAVEASGTAAWIAQQTLTALGDVPIWVVQAALAVLATFFTLVMSNVGATVLLVPLAVNMALGVDANPAVFALTVAIATSNSFLIPTHQVNALLMGPGNYRVVDFMRAGGIMTILFLVVALTMLNLVFG, via the coding sequence ATGCCCGCCCCCTTTCGCGCCCCGACGAGAACCGAGCTCACCGCGGTCTTATTCGCAGTCTTTGGGTTCTACCTCGCCGGGATCGTCCCGTCCGTGGAGATCGCCTGGGTCGTCGGCTTTCTTCTTCTGACCATCTTCCTGTTCGCCTTCGAGATCGTCACCGTCGATGTCGCCGCGATCTGCATCATGGTCCTGCTCGGGTTGACCGGGCTCGTTGCGCCCTGGATGGGGCTCGAACAGGGGCTGGTGCCGGTGGAGCAACTGTTCAACGGCTTCGCGAGCAACGCGGTCATCTCCATCATCGCGGTCATGATCATCGGTGCCGGGCTCGACAAGACGGGGATCATGTCGACCGTCGCCGGCTTCATCATGCGCATCGGCGGCCGCACCGAGGCGCGCATCATCCCGCTGATCTCCGGGACCGTCGGCGTCATCTCGAGCTTCATGCAGAACGTCGGGGCCGCGGCACTCTTCCTGCCCGTGGTCAGCCGCATCTCCGCGCGCACCGGTCTGCCGATGTCGCGCCTGCTGATGCCGATGGGCTTCTGCGCCATCCTCGGCGGCACCATCACCATGGTCGGCTCCAGCCCGCTGATCCTCTTGAACGATCTGATCCTCACGTCGAACCAGTCACTCCCGGCCGGCACGGCGCCGATGGAGACCTTTCAGCTCTTCGACGTGACCCCGATCGGGGTCGCCTTGTTGGTCGCAGGTATCCTCTATTTCGTGCTCGCCGGACGTTTCGTGCTGCCCTCGCGCGGGAACGAGATGCTCACCGGCAGCGACACCAGCACCTATTTCGCGGAAACCTACGGTCTGTCCTCCTTCGAGATCCGCGAGGTCAGACTCCGCCCGGAGAGCACGCTCATCGGCATGAGCGTCGACCAGCTGGAGCAGACGTGGCGGGTGCGGGTCATCGCGGTCGAGAAGGGCGACGGCCTGCGCCTGGGTGCCGACGGGGTGGACCGCTCGCTCGGCATCGAGCCCGGCACCACGCTTGGACTGCTCGGCACCGAGGAGAAGCTCGAACGCTTTGCCGAGGACAACGCCGTGGATGTCAAACCGGACTTGGAGCTCTTTTCCGAGGCCATGTCCAACACCAAGGCAGGTGTTGCCGAGATCGTCATCCCCCCCGGCTCGACCCTGATCGGCAAGACCGCACGCGATATCTGGATGCGCAAGACCTACGGACTCTCGCTGCTCGCCATCAATCGCGGCGGCACGCAGATCACCTTCAGCACCGGCGGTGTGCGCAACACGCCCCTTCTCGCGGGCGATGCACTGGTGGTCCACACGACCTGGGCGGACCTGACGCGCCTGACCAAGGACCGCAATTTCGTGGTGGTCACCACCGAGTATCCGCACGAGGAGCTGCGCCCGCATAAGGTCCGCGCTGCACTGGTCTTCTTCGTCATCACGCTGGCCTTGGTCCTCTTTACCGATCTGCGGCTCTCGGTCGCCCTGCTGACCGGTGCCATGGGCATGGTCCTCGCGGGCGTCCTCTCGATCGACGAGGCCTACCAGGCCGTCAGTTGGAAGACGGTGTTCCTCTTGGCATCGCTCATCCCGCTCGGACTCGCCGTGGAGGCCAGCGGTACGGCCGCCTGGATCGCGCAGCAGACGCTGACCGCGCTCGGCGACGTACCGATCTGGGTTGTGCAGGCCGCGCTCGCGGTGCTCGCCACCTTCTTCACCTTGGTGATGTCGAACGTCGGCGCGACGGTCCTGTTGGTGCCCTTGGCGGTGAATATGGCACTCGGTGTCGACGCCAACCCGGCCGTGTTCGCCTTGACCGTCGCCATCGCCACGTCGAACTCCTTCCTGATTCCGACCCATCAGGTGAACGCACTCTTGATGGGGCCCGGCAATTACCGTGTTGTCGACTTCATGCGCGCCGGCGGGATCATGACGATCCTCTTTTTGGTGGTGGCGCTGACCATGCTCAATCTGGTCTTTGGCTGA
- a CDS encoding retropepsin-like aspartic protease family protein yields MNHLVRRSLVNLCWISAILARTAVAAPLVNVEDELERLMAQHGFEVRGIEQTAEMEGRAEGAELVPRLRVLLDGFDHVIVQTDNGGVDRVIILGEKVAVVAPPLIIQGEGSGFPSDASPDADDAQPGDSIVLPTQRQGTSHAVNLTLEGPNGQRVQRVLLIDTGSDHVVLPASLIGPLGISPNDLRMQTVQTANGTVDARIGTLSGVWLGETRVEGVSTAFIDDTRLGGNALLGMSLLGRFRVTIDDEQNQLTLAAR; encoded by the coding sequence ATGAATCACCTCGTTCGTCGGAGCCTGGTCAACCTCTGTTGGATCTCCGCCATTCTTGCTCGGACCGCCGTTGCGGCGCCGCTGGTGAACGTCGAGGACGAGCTGGAGCGGCTGATGGCTCAGCACGGGTTCGAGGTGCGCGGCATCGAGCAAACCGCCGAGATGGAGGGACGTGCGGAGGGTGCTGAATTGGTGCCGCGCCTGCGCGTCCTGCTGGATGGTTTCGACCATGTGATCGTGCAGACCGACAACGGCGGGGTCGATCGTGTCATTATCCTCGGCGAGAAGGTGGCCGTGGTTGCGCCGCCGCTGATCATCCAAGGCGAGGGATCGGGTTTTCCGTCGGACGCCTCGCCGGATGCCGATGATGCTCAACCGGGCGATTCGATCGTCTTGCCGACACAGCGGCAGGGGACCTCGCACGCCGTGAATCTGACCCTCGAGGGGCCGAACGGCCAACGCGTCCAGCGGGTCTTGCTCATCGACACGGGTTCGGATCATGTGGTCCTGCCGGCCTCCTTGATCGGCCCGCTCGGGATCTCGCCGAACGATCTGCGCATGCAGACCGTGCAGACCGCCAACGGGACAGTAGACGCGCGGATCGGCACCTTGAGCGGCGTCTGGCTCGGGGAGACCCGGGTCGAAGGGGTCTCAACGGCCTTTATCGACGACACGCGGCTCGGCGGGAATGCCCTTTTGGGGATGAGCCTGCTCGGGCGCTTCCGCGTCACGATCGACGACGAGCAGAATCAGCTGACCTTGGCGGCGAGGTAG
- a CDS encoding phospholipase D-like domain-containing protein, producing the protein MTDHTIWMAALLAVELAAQVATVAHLLLSRRDVPSTVGWAGLVILAPMAGLVLYWLFGINRITRKAHRLRPQTSEASDRAELAGERRAHRLLQSEYPDLVRLGHLGDALTGLPLEAGNRIEALIDGDQAYPRMLEAIDRAEETVGLSTYIFDTDAVGLLFADALERAHRRGVSVRILVDGVGQRYSHPPMPMLLRRRGIPTAVFLASVLPVRSQYLNLRNHRKILVVDGRIGFTGGLNIRAGCQMASCPRHPIQDLHLCVEGPVVRFLVEAFALDWTFTTGERLGGDAWFPVLSTVGQTLARGVPDGPDEDFDIIRRMILGALTTARARVRIVSPYFLPDQTLTTALNVTALRGVEVEILMPEKNNLKLVQWAAQAQVDQLLEGHCRIRLSPPPFDHTKLMLIDDAWSFLGSANWDVRSLRLNFEYNLECYDRDLSRRLHHLVDAKTAASRELTLGELADRSIPVKLRDGFARLFSPYL; encoded by the coding sequence ATGACTGACCACACCATCTGGATGGCGGCCCTTCTGGCGGTGGAACTCGCCGCACAAGTCGCCACCGTGGCACACCTGCTGCTCAGCCGTCGCGACGTTCCTTCCACCGTCGGTTGGGCAGGTCTTGTCATTCTGGCACCGATGGCCGGGCTGGTGCTCTACTGGCTCTTCGGGATCAACCGCATCACCCGCAAGGCCCATCGGTTGCGTCCGCAGACCTCCGAGGCCAGCGATCGGGCCGAGCTGGCCGGGGAGCGGCGCGCCCATCGTTTGCTTCAGTCCGAGTATCCGGATTTGGTGCGGCTCGGACATCTCGGCGACGCCCTGACCGGTCTGCCGTTGGAGGCCGGCAACCGGATCGAGGCCCTGATCGACGGCGATCAGGCGTACCCGCGGATGCTCGAGGCGATCGATCGAGCCGAAGAGACGGTCGGCCTCTCCACCTACATCTTCGACACGGATGCAGTCGGCCTCCTCTTCGCCGACGCACTGGAGCGGGCACATCGCCGGGGCGTCTCCGTGCGCATCCTCGTCGACGGGGTCGGCCAGCGTTACAGCCATCCACCGATGCCGATGCTGCTGCGCCGTCGCGGGATCCCGACCGCGGTCTTTCTCGCCTCCGTGCTGCCGGTGAGAAGTCAGTACCTGAATCTGCGCAACCATCGCAAGATCCTGGTGGTCGACGGACGCATCGGTTTTACCGGCGGGCTGAACATTCGCGCCGGATGTCAGATGGCGTCTTGTCCGCGCCATCCGATCCAAGACTTGCACCTGTGTGTCGAAGGCCCGGTTGTGCGTTTTCTGGTCGAGGCATTCGCCTTGGACTGGACCTTCACCACCGGCGAGCGGCTTGGCGGGGATGCCTGGTTTCCGGTGCTGTCCACCGTCGGCCAGACCCTCGCGCGCGGCGTACCGGACGGCCCGGACGAGGACTTCGACATCATCCGACGGATGATCCTGGGTGCCTTGACGACCGCGCGCGCCCGAGTCCGGATCGTTTCGCCCTACTTCCTTCCCGATCAGACCTTGACGACCGCACTCAACGTGACGGCCTTGCGCGGCGTCGAGGTCGAGATCCTGATGCCCGAGAAGAACAATCTGAAGCTGGTGCAATGGGCCGCGCAGGCTCAGGTCGACCAGCTTCTGGAGGGGCACTGTCGCATCCGGCTCTCCCCTCCGCCCTTCGATCACACCAAGCTGATGCTGATCGACGACGCCTGGTCGTTTCTCGGCTCGGCAAACTGGGATGTCCGTAGCCTGCGCCTGAATTTCGAGTACAACCTCGAATGCTACGATCGCGATCTGTCCCGCCGGCTCCATCATCTGGTCGATGCCAAGACCGCCGCGAGCCGGGAGTTGACACTCGGCGAGCTTGCCGACCGCTCGATTCCGGTGAAGCTGCGCGACGGATTCGCACGGTTGTTTTCGCCTTATCTTTAA
- a CDS encoding response regulator, giving the protein MTINIVAADSHPIVLMALENLLSSEPDLHLSALCTNGAQCLDAVREHTPDILIIDIAMSEMDGFEVLRRLADQNPSIRVVLFTASVDEHQLKQAMRLGVAGIVLKCMAPSFLVQCLRKVVAGGQWFEKVSSGRALASMLKREDGLRQVSGILTSREIELTRLVSDGLGNRDIADRLHISEGTVKVHLHRIYRKLGLKNRIALGCFAREIGLV; this is encoded by the coding sequence ATGACAATCAATATTGTCGCAGCCGATAGCCACCCAATTGTTCTGATGGCGCTGGAGAACCTTCTCTCAAGCGAACCTGATCTGCATTTATCCGCATTATGCACGAATGGTGCTCAGTGTTTGGATGCCGTCCGAGAGCATACGCCCGACATCCTGATTATCGACATCGCGATGAGCGAGATGGATGGCTTTGAGGTGTTGCGCCGATTGGCCGACCAAAATCCATCTATTCGCGTCGTGCTCTTTACCGCGTCGGTGGATGAGCATCAATTGAAGCAGGCCATGCGTCTCGGGGTTGCCGGGATCGTCCTGAAATGTATGGCGCCGTCGTTTTTGGTCCAGTGCCTGCGCAAAGTCGTTGCCGGAGGGCAATGGTTCGAGAAGGTGTCTTCCGGTCGCGCCCTCGCCTCTATGCTTAAACGCGAGGACGGGTTGCGTCAGGTCTCCGGGATCCTGACGAGTCGCGAGATTGAGTTAACGCGACTCGTGTCCGACGGGCTCGGAAATCGGGATATCGCAGACCGACTCCACATCTCTGAAGGCACCGTCAAGGTGCACCTGCATCGCATCTACAGAAAGCTGGGATTGAAGAATCGTATCGCTCTCGGCTGCTTCGCAAGAGAAATCGGGCTGGTGTGA
- a CDS encoding S8 family serine peptidase: protein MSRTDYKPASQARHQRRSAHLGLAASSSLALCLALAAGNLSAAPPSEIGSNGRQELPLGQASRTHLHGAKWLEGQILVRPVPGLSSERMGSILSRAGGRAEARIGSLDVWKVRVPPGAESSVVAALASNPNIEFAEKDLVVETAETIPNDPYWNDPYFWHLQHIDAPVAWDYARGAGITVGVCDTGVDSAHPDLAGKLVPGWNVASNTADTSPIAAHGTRVAGVIGAVSNNGQGIASAAWDAAIMPIRVTNRTDGAASLSAIAACVDWARQNGARIVNASYYGLWDSGAVTTAADRLRAAGGLLFVSAGNYGTDPGSAPNASMIVVASIDENDGKSSFSNHGAYVDLAAPGNRIWSTEPNPDRLYRLVSGTSFASPLAAGVAALLMSADHRLSPSQVEDLILQTAVPAGWGYDIGEGRIDAGAAMLSLVGTSPDTTPPSVVLTAPSAGAKVSGEVQVTANASDNIGVALVELHAAGQFVATDNDAPYAFVLDTTAYADGSLQIQVVAYDSNGNQAAAARTVTVDNRIADTTAPIVSIGSPAAGAEVSGSVTFTANASDNEAVASLQLYVAESLAAYCSATTCSTTLDTTRYPNGSLDLRAEARDPSGNAASDGRRVEVRNVVAAIDTTPPTVDFVGLRDGGTVPQGNVRVSVNAADDRGVTSLRLYIADVLVASSSNGSLSYQWQTRKLPVGSTQTLRAVASDAAGNSTERRIAVTITKK from the coding sequence ATGTCCCGTACCGATTACAAGCCGGCTTCTCAAGCCCGGCACCAACGCCGCTCCGCACACCTCGGACTCGCCGCATCGTCCAGCCTTGCCCTCTGCCTTGCCCTCGCGGCTGGCAATCTAAGCGCAGCTCCACCTTCGGAGATCGGAAGCAACGGCCGGCAAGAGTTGCCGCTCGGACAAGCTTCGCGGACACATCTGCACGGCGCCAAATGGCTGGAGGGCCAAATTCTGGTTCGTCCGGTGCCGGGTTTGAGCTCGGAGCGCATGGGTTCGATCCTGTCGCGTGCAGGTGGTCGGGCGGAGGCTCGCATCGGCAGCCTCGATGTTTGGAAGGTCCGTGTTCCGCCCGGTGCTGAAAGCAGCGTCGTCGCCGCACTCGCATCCAATCCGAACATCGAGTTTGCAGAGAAGGATCTGGTCGTCGAGACGGCAGAAACGATTCCGAACGACCCCTATTGGAACGACCCCTACTTTTGGCACCTTCAGCATATCGATGCACCCGTGGCTTGGGATTACGCAAGGGGCGCCGGGATTACGGTCGGCGTCTGCGACACGGGCGTCGATTCCGCCCATCCGGATCTGGCTGGGAAGCTGGTCCCCGGCTGGAATGTGGCGAGCAACACCGCCGACACCTCTCCGATCGCAGCGCACGGGACACGTGTCGCCGGCGTGATCGGCGCCGTCAGCAATAATGGCCAGGGCATTGCCTCAGCGGCTTGGGACGCGGCGATCATGCCGATCCGGGTAACCAATCGAACGGACGGTGCCGCCTCCCTCTCCGCGATTGCGGCCTGTGTCGATTGGGCCAGGCAGAACGGTGCGCGGATCGTCAACGCCAGCTATTACGGTCTTTGGGACAGCGGCGCGGTCACGACGGCGGCCGATCGGCTGCGCGCCGCCGGTGGCCTTCTGTTCGTGTCCGCGGGCAACTATGGCACCGACCCCGGCTCGGCACCCAACGCATCGATGATCGTGGTCGCTTCCATCGACGAGAACGACGGCAAATCGTCCTTCTCCAATCATGGCGCCTACGTGGACCTCGCGGCCCCCGGCAACCGCATTTGGAGTACGGAGCCCAACCCGGACCGCTTGTATCGGCTGGTTTCCGGAACATCCTTCGCTTCGCCGCTGGCCGCCGGTGTCGCGGCTCTTCTGATGTCCGCCGACCACCGACTGAGCCCGAGTCAGGTGGAAGACCTCATCCTGCAGACCGCCGTACCCGCCGGGTGGGGCTACGACATCGGCGAGGGTCGCATCGATGCCGGCGCCGCCATGCTGAGTCTGGTGGGCACCTCGCCGGACACCACGCCGCCGAGTGTCGTGCTGACGGCGCCGTCGGCCGGGGCTAAGGTCTCCGGTGAGGTCCAGGTGACCGCGAACGCGAGCGACAACATCGGGGTCGCGCTCGTCGAGCTTCACGCCGCCGGTCAATTTGTAGCGACCGACAACGACGCGCCTTACGCCTTTGTGCTGGATACTACGGCCTATGCCGACGGGTCGCTCCAGATCCAGGTCGTCGCCTACGATTCGAACGGAAACCAGGCCGCTGCGGCACGGACGGTCACCGTCGACAATCGCATCGCAGACACCACTGCACCCATCGTGAGTATCGGGTCGCCGGCCGCGGGCGCCGAGGTCAGCGGATCAGTCACCTTCACGGCGAACGCGTCCGACAACGAAGCGGTAGCCTCGCTGCAACTCTATGTCGCCGAGAGCCTCGCCGCCTATTGCAGCGCCACGACCTGCAGCACGACGCTCGACACGACGCGTTATCCGAACGGATCGCTTGACCTGCGCGCCGAGGCGCGTGACCCGAGCGGGAACGCTGCATCCGACGGCCGTCGTGTCGAGGTCCGCAACGTCGTTGCAGCGATCGACACGACCCCGCCGACGGTCGACTTTGTCGGATTGCGCGACGGAGGCACGGTCCCGCAGGGCAACGTGAGGGTCTCGGTCAACGCCGCCGACGACCGCGGCGTCACCTCGCTGCGGCTCTATATCGCGGACGTCTTGGTGGCGAGCTCAAGCAACGGTAGCCTCAGTTACCAATGGCAGACGCGTAAGCTGCCAGTTGGGAGTACCCAGACACTGCGGGCGGTCGCATCCGACGCGGCAGGCAACAGCACGGAGCGTCGGATCGCGGTGACCATCACCAAGAAGTGA